A stretch of Castanea sativa cultivar Marrone di Chiusa Pesio chromosome 2, ASM4071231v1 DNA encodes these proteins:
- the LOC142626191 gene encoding phosphoinositide phosphatase SAC7-like, with amino-acid sequence MMEKADSSKKLYSRLRLWEFPDQYIVEPTDGSCGSSLLISRKDGSMSLIDELPESSSVPKIRPIFGVVGMLKLLAGSYLIVITEHECVGSYLGHPIFKVSSLKIFPCNHSLENSSAEQKKMETEFSGLLNIAEKTSGLYFSYETNLTLSAQRLNDLGDESKLLPLWRQAEPRFLWNNYMLEVLIDNKLDPYILPVVQGSFNNFQAAIGKDVIDVTLVARRCTRRNGTRMWRRGADSDGYVANFVESEQIMQFNGFTASFVQVRGSIPLLWEQIVDLTYKPKFQIVKLEEAPRVVERHFLDLRKKYGAVFAVDLVNKHGGEGRLSEKFAGAMQHVVSDDVRYLHFDFHHICGHLHFERLSILYEQISDFIERNGYLLLNEKGEKMKEQLGVVRTNCIDCLDRTNVTQSMIGRKVLEYQLRRLGVFGAEETISSHPKFDDSFKVLWANHGDEISLQYSGTHALKGDFVRYGQRTIQGILKDGWNALARYYLNNFCDGAKQDAIDLLQGHYIVSVGRDMTPPSQKGGGLEAVASFPLALSLVLTGFFFATMSLRQGQYDLRHFFFSFMWAGLSVALAAFVRANGRIFCNRPRLHKPR; translated from the exons ATGAGCTTCCAGAATCCAGCTCTGTTCCTAAAATTCGGCCAATTTTTGGTGTTGTTGGGATGCTAAAACTGTTGGCAG GTTCGTATTTAATAGTTATAACAGAGCATGAATGTGTTGGATCTTACTTGGGGCATCCTATCTTTAAAGTTTCATCCCTGAAGATTTTTCCCTGTAATCATTCTCTTGAAAATTCCTCTGCAGAGCAG AAAAAGATGGAGACTGAGTTTTCTGGGCTGCTAAATATTGCAGAGAAGACTTCTGGTCTGTACTTCTCGTATGAAACCAATTTAACATTGAG CGCACAGCGATTAAATGATCTGGGTGATGAGTCTAAATTGCTTCCTCTTTGGAGACAA GCAGAACCTCGATTTCTATGGAACAACTATATGTTGGAAGTGCTCATAGATAACAAG CTTGATCCGTACATACTACCTGTTGTCCAAGGG AGCTTTAATAACTTTCAAGCAGCCATTGGGAAAGATGTTATTGATGTTACTCTGGTTGCGAGGAGATGTACAAGGAGAAATG GCACTCGGATGTGGAGAAGAGGAGCTGATTCCGATGGGTATGTTGCTAATTTTGTGGAATCTGAGCAAATTATGCAATTTAATGGATTTACAGCATCATTTGTTcag GTTCGGGGGTCAATTCCATTGCTTTGGGAGCAAATTGTAGATTTGACATATAAGCCGAAGTTCCAGATTGTTAAACTTGAGGAAGCT CCTCGAGTAGTTGAGCGACATTTCCtggatttaagaaaaaaatatgggGCTGTTTTCGCTGTTGATCTTGTCAACAAG CATGGAGGTGAAGGACGCTTAAGTGAAAAATTTGCAGGTGCAATGCAGCATGTTGTCAGTGATGACGTAAG ATATCTGCACTTCGATTTTCATCATATTTGCGGGCATCTTCATTTTGAGCGCCTCTCAATCCTTTATGAGCAAATTTCAGATTTCATCGAGAGAAACGG gTACCTTTTGTTGAATGAAAAGGGTGAGAAAATGAAGGAGCAACTTGGAGTTGTGCGGACAAATTGTATTGATTGCTTAGACCGTACAAATGTTACCCAG AGCATGATAGGCCGAAAAGTGTTGGAGTACCAACTTAGAAGGCTTGGTGTTTTTGGTGCTGAAGAAACTATCAGCTCACATCCAAAGTTTGATGATAGCTTTAAAGTCT TGTGGGCTAATCATGGGGATGAGATAAGCCTTCAGTATTCTGGCACTCATGCTTTGAAAGGAGATTTTGTCAG ATATGGCCAGCGGACAATCCAAGGGATCCTTAAGGACGGATGGAATGCCCTTGCACGCTATTATTTGAATAACTTTTGTGATGGAGCAAAACAG GACGCAATTGATCTCCTTCAAGGGCATTATATTGTTTCTGTCGGTCGAGATATGACTCCCCCATCTCAAAAAGGAGGAGGCCTTGAGGCTGTAGCT TCCTTTCCACTGGCTTTATCACTGGTTTTGACTGGGTTCTTTTTCGCAACTATGTCATTGAGGCAAG GTCAATACGATCTTCGGcactttttcttttcgtttATGTGGGCAGGCTTGAGTGTAGCTTTAGCGGCATTTGTGAGGGCCAATGGCAGGATTTTCTGCAACCGGCCTCGTCTGCACAAGCCTCGTTGA
- the LOC142623769 gene encoding pterocarpan synthase 1-like, protein MALTLQNRVLAVLLFALLSFKATSSSHHHHHHHHHHQGLKSLHFSLFQHETINGTGYIIVKGVAGPGVSQTTLPFGTLFAFQDPMTVTANRTSKLVGIAEGTSITSGLDGLTSISIAKITLRLKNHSGSISIVGGTHNIKPSDHPVVGGTGDFLFVQGYVTSSPVNLKGLTVTYKIEFHLYWPPYATHTSS, encoded by the coding sequence ATGGCTCTCACTTTGCAAAACAGAGTCCTTGCTGTTCTACTATTTGCTCTCCTTTCATTTAAGGCCACCTCCAgctcccaccaccaccaccaccaccaccaccaccaccagggGCTCAAATCCCTCCACTTTTCTCTGTTTCAACATGAAACAATAAACGGAACTGGGTACATCATAGTGAAAGGTGTGGCAGGACCAGGCGTTAGTCAAACCACTTTGCCTTTTGGAACCTTATTTGCTTTCCAGGATCCAATGACTGTCACAGCCAACCGAACTTCGAAACTGGTTGGAATTGCAGAGGGAACTTCCATTACTTCCGGCCTGGATGGGCTTACGAGCATCTCCATTGCTAAGATCACTTTACGTTTGAAGAACCACTCAGGTTCAATTTCAATTGTTGGAGGCACACATAACATAAAGCCCTCTGATCATCCAGTTGTGGGAGGCACTGGTGATTTCTTGTTTGTGCAAGGTTATGTTACATCATCTCCGGTCAACCTCAAGGGCTTAACCGTCACCTACAAGATCGAGTTTCACCTGTACTGGCCTCCATATGCTACTCACACTTCATCATAA